One genomic window of Oryctolagus cuniculus chromosome 11, mOryCun1.1, whole genome shotgun sequence includes the following:
- the DSTN gene encoding destrin isoform X2, with protein MASGVQVADEVCRIFYDMKVRKCSTPEEIKKRKKAVIFCLSADKKCIIVEEGKEILVGDVGVTITDPFKHFVGMLPEKDCRYALYDASFETKESRKEELMFFLWAPELAPLKSKMIYASSKDAIKKKFQGDWDPDVVSSQTPAKRKRGDKT; from the exons GCCTCAGGAGTACAAGTTGCTGATGAAGTATGTCGCATATTTTATGACATGAAAGTTCGGAAATGCTCCACACCAGAAGAAatcaagaagagaaagaaggctgTCATTTTTTGTCTCAGTGCAGACAAAAAGTGCATCATTGTAGAAGAAGGCAAGGAGATCTTGGTTGGAGATGTTGGTGTGACCATAACCGATCCTTTCAAGCATTTTGTAGGAATGCTTCCTGAAAAAGATTGTCGCTATGCTTTGTATGATGCCAGCTTTGAAACCAAGGAATCCAGAAAAGAAGAGTTGATGTTTTTTTTGTG GGCACCAGAACTAGCACCTCTGAAAAGTAAAATGATCTATGCAAGCTCCAAGGATGCAATCAAAAAGAAGTTCCAAG GGGATTGGGATCCTGATGTGGTCTCCAGCCAGACTCCAGCCAAGAGGAAACGTGG GGATAAAACATGA
- the DSTN gene encoding destrin isoform X1: protein MASGVQVADEVCRIFYDMKVRKCSTPEEIKKRKKAVIFCLSADKKCIIVEEGKEILVGDVGVTITDPFKHFVGMLPEKDCRYALYDASFETKESRKEELMFFLWAPELAPLKSKMIYASSKDAIKKKFQGIKHECQANGPEDLNRACIAEKLGGSLIVAFEGCPV, encoded by the exons GCCTCAGGAGTACAAGTTGCTGATGAAGTATGTCGCATATTTTATGACATGAAAGTTCGGAAATGCTCCACACCAGAAGAAatcaagaagagaaagaaggctgTCATTTTTTGTCTCAGTGCAGACAAAAAGTGCATCATTGTAGAAGAAGGCAAGGAGATCTTGGTTGGAGATGTTGGTGTGACCATAACCGATCCTTTCAAGCATTTTGTAGGAATGCTTCCTGAAAAAGATTGTCGCTATGCTTTGTATGATGCCAGCTTTGAAACCAAGGAATCCAGAAAAGAAGAGTTGATGTTTTTTTTGTG GGCACCAGAACTAGCACCTCTGAAAAGTAAAATGATCTATGCAAGCTCCAAGGATGCAATCAAAAAGAAGTTCCAAG GGATAAAACATGAATGTCAAGCAAATGGGCCAGAAGACCTCAATCGGGCTTGCATTGCAGAGAAGCTAGGTGGATCCTTAATTGTAGCTTTTGAAGGATGCCCTGTGTAG